The Methanopyrus kandleri AV19 DNA segment GAAGACGTGATCGTCGTTCAGAACAAGATCGACTTAGTCACCCCGGAGGAAGCCAGGGAGCATTACGAGCAGATCGTACAGTTCCTGGAGGAGGAGACGCACCTCGACCCCGATAAGACCCCCATAATCCCCGTCTCCGCCCAGCATAAGGCGAACTTAGACGTCTTAGTCGAGGCCATGTACGAGCACTTCGAGCCCCCCGAGTACGATCTGGACGCACCGTTCCGCATGTACATCGCCCGATCGTTCGACGTCAACAAGCCCGGTACCAGACCGAGCGACCTCAAGGGCGGCGTGATAGGAGGAGCCATCGTCCAGGGAGAGGTCGAGATCGGTGACGAAATCGAGATACGGCCGGGAATCCGGGTGGAGCGATACGGTCGTACCGAGTGGGAACCGGTGTACACGGAGGTGGTGAGCCTCCACGCGAACGTGACGCCGGTGGAGCGTGCGAGACCCGGCGGTCTGGTCGGTATAGGCACGAAGCTAGACCCCACCATGACCAAAGCGGACCGGTTGTCGGGCCAAGTGGCCGGAGAACCCGACACATTGCCGCCCGTCCGTCACGAGCTGCTGTTGGAGGTGGAACTGCTCGAGCGGGTGGTAGGAACCGAAGAGGAGCGTAAGGTGGAACCCATCCGGACGAACGAGGTACTGATGCTCACCGTGGGTACGGCGACTACAGTGGGCGTGGTGACCAGTGCACGGGACGACGAGATTGAGATCAAGCTGAAACAACCGGTGTGCGCCGAAGAAGGCGACAGGGTCGCGATAAGCCGTAGGATCCAGCGGTGGCGTCTGATAGGCCACGGTGTCATCAAAGGGTGAAGGGGCGTGACCATCAGAGTCGTGTTGGACGCTAACTTCCTCATGATACCGCATCAGGAAGGGGTGGACGTGTTCTCCGAACTCGACCGCCTCTTGGGCTCCTACCGACCCATCGTTCCCCGTCAGGTCCTCGAGGAACTGGAGCGCGTGAAGCGTGCGGCTACCGGTCGGGACAAGATCGCGGCGCGAGTAGCCCTATCCCTCGTAGACGCTAAAGGGATCGAGGTAGTGGACGTTAAAGGGAGGGACGGAGACGAGGCAATCTTGAACCTCGCCCGACGGTGGGATCGAGTGTACGTGGGCACCCGAGACAAGGAGCTCAAAAAGCGCCTGTGGAAACTCGGTGTTCCGGTGATAACGTTGCGTCAGCGCACACACCTGGTGATCGAGCGGGGTTAACACCTTGGAAGTACCACCTTCTCCCGTCCTGAGCGATGCCTTAGGGAAGCGCTACGTACTCCGGGGAATCCGTCAC contains these protein-coding regions:
- a CDS encoding RNA-binding protein → MTIRVVLDANFLMIPHQEGVDVFSELDRLLGSYRPIVPRQVLEELERVKRAATGRDKIAARVALSLVDAKGIEVVDVKGRDGDEAILNLARRWDRVYVGTRDKELKKRLWKLGVPVITLRQRTHLVIERG
- the eif2g gene encoding translation initiation factor IF-2 subunit gamma, which gives rise to MDDERFQQAEMNIGMVGHVDHGKTTLTKALSGVWTDTHSEETRRGISIRLGYADTVLTRCPECDTYSVEEKCPECGAETEWLRRVSFVDSPGHETLMATMLSGAAIMDAAILVIAANEPCPQPQTREHLMALEIIGTEDVIVVQNKIDLVTPEEAREHYEQIVQFLEEETHLDPDKTPIIPVSAQHKANLDVLVEAMYEHFEPPEYDLDAPFRMYIARSFDVNKPGTRPSDLKGGVIGGAIVQGEVEIGDEIEIRPGIRVERYGRTEWEPVYTEVVSLHANVTPVERARPGGLVGIGTKLDPTMTKADRLSGQVAGEPDTLPPVRHELLLEVELLERVVGTEEERKVEPIRTNEVLMLTVGTATTVGVVTSARDDEIEIKLKQPVCAEEGDRVAISRRIQRWRLIGHGVIKG